One segment of Kogia breviceps isolate mKogBre1 chromosome 14, mKogBre1 haplotype 1, whole genome shotgun sequence DNA contains the following:
- the NDUFAB1 gene encoding acyl carrier protein, mitochondrial, whose translation MAARVLCVCVRRLPAAFAPLPRLSTLAAARSLCTTLFPVGARARPGAPHPASVLTQVPGGVIPLCRQYSDAPPLTLEGIKDRVLYVLKLYDKIDPEKLSVNSHFMKDLGLDSLDQVEIIMAMEDEFGFEIPDIDAEKLMCPQEIVDYIADKKDIYE comes from the exons ATGGCGGCTCGTGTCCTTTGCGTCTGTGTCCGCCGACTGCCCGCCGCCTTCGCGCCGCTGCCACGGCTCTCCACGCTGGCGGCGGCCCGGTCACTCTGCACTACCCTGTTCCCCGTGGGGGCCAGGGCGAGGCCTGGGGCTCCGCATCCGGCCTCGGTGCTCACGCAG GTTCCAGGTGGAGTTATACCGCTGTGCCGCCAGTATAGTGACGCACCCCCTTTGACATTAGAGGGAATCAAGGACCGTGTTCTTTACGTCTTGAAACTCTATGACAAGATTGATCCAGAAAAG CTCTCAGTAAATTCCCATTTTATGAAAGACCTGGGCTTAGACAGTTTGGACCAAGTGGAGATTATCATGGCCATGGAAGACGAATTTG GGTTTGAAATTCCTGATATAGATGCCGAGAAGTTAATGTGCCCACAAGAAATTGTAGACTACATTGCAGATAAGAAggatatatatgaataa